The following are encoded in a window of Primulina eburnea isolate SZY01 chromosome 4, ASM2296580v1, whole genome shotgun sequence genomic DNA:
- the LOC140830782 gene encoding two-component response regulator ARR1-like isoform X1, whose amino-acid sequence MNLGAKPMSFTCSSSPWKSNNGVSEQFPVGLRVLVVDDDPTCLRILEKMLRNCLYEVTKCNRAEIALQFLRDNKNGFDIVISDVHMPDMDGFKLLEHVGLEMDLPVIMMSADDSKNVVMKGVTHGACDYLIKPVSMEALKNIWQHVVRKKKKNEWRDKDFEQSGSAGDDTMHQKPSEDVEYSPSASEGNWKSVKKRKEKDEEDEGEDRDEASTSKKPRVVWSVELHQQFVTAVNQLGIDKAVPKKILELMNVPGLTRENVASHLQKYRLYLRRLSGASPHTNGFGNAFMGDAAFGSISSLSGLDFQALAASGQLPQHSFVSLGRVAAKPAISLPPVDQRNIFSFENPKLRFLEGQQQQNNNGKPINLLHGIPTNMDSKQLATLHQSAQARQNKSTPIVMSQAIPSGVLERSKMEGVHGPAYTSVDFSRIQRTESAANNFSLVSDSRSSCLTSKGMTQNEVNSETKEPRSVFLNEQNIDRNHNWGLQNVGSAFESAQLLNLPGILDVSASVLIPPGYSSNQINKAASFVGSTPNMGQQINSSLANNPLVIKAEKLPEMGFQNVLFTEQLGQQDLMTLYKQQQAGMEPVESEFGFDEYHMDNLIV is encoded by the exons ATGAATCTTGGAGCGAAGCCTATGTCTTTTACGTGTTCAAGTTCTCCATGGAAGTCCAACAATGGTGTTTCAGAGCAGTTTCCGGTTGGTCTGAGAGTACTTGTTGTAGACGATGACCCCACTTGTCTGAGGATCTTGGAGAAGATGCTTAGAAATTGCCTCTACGAAG TTACCAAATGCAATAGAGCGGAGATTGCGTTGCAGTTTCTTAGGGATAACAAAAATGGCTTTGACATTGTTATAAGTGATGTCCACATGCCAGACATGGATGGTTTTAAACTCCTAGAGCATGTAGGACTCGAGATGGACTTGCCAGTAATAA TGATGTCGGCAGATGATAGCAAAAATGTCGTGATGAAGGGTGTGACTCACGGTGCTTGTGATTATCTAATTAAACCGGTTAGTATGGAGGCGTTGAAGAACATATGGCAGCATGTGGttcggaagaagaagaagaacgagTGGAGAGATAAGGATTTTGAACAATCGGGAAGTGCCGGAGATGATACAATGCATCAAAAGCCTTCCGAAGATGTTGAATATTCGCCTTCTGCTAGTGAAGGGAATTGGAAAAGTGTCAAGAAAAGGAAGGAGAAGGACGAGGAAGATGAAGGTGAAGATAGGGATGAGGCATCTACCTCGAAGAAACCACGTGTTGTTTGGTCAGTTGAGCTTCATCAGCAATTTGTGACTGCTGTAAATCAGCTTGGAATCGACA AGGCTGTTCCAAAGAAAATATTGGAATTGATGAATGTGCCTGGCCTGACAAGAGAGAATGTTGCTAGCCATCTTCAG AAGTATCGGCTATATCTAAGAAGGCTGAGTGGTGCATCACCTCACACGAATGGATTTGGAAATGCTTTTATGGGAGATGCAGCTTTTGGGTCTATTTCTTCTCTAAGTGGCCTCGATTTTCAAGCTCTTGCTGCTTCAGGTCAGCTCCCACAGCATAGTTTTGTCTCGCTTGGTAGGGTTGCAGCCAAGCCTGCCATATCTTTGCCCCCAGTcgatcaaagaaatattttcaGCTTTGAAAATCCTAAGTTAAGGTTTCTGGAGGGACAGCAACAGCAAAACAATAATGGGAAACCAATAAACTTACTTCATGGGATCCCTACTAACATGGATTCGAAGCAGCTTGCCACTTTGCACCAATCTGCACAGGCAAGACAGAATAAATCAACACCGATCGTCATGTCCCAGGCGATTCCTAGTGGTGTATTGGAGAGAAGCAAAATGGAAGGTGTTCATGGACCAGCATATACTTCTGTAGATTTCTCGAGGATTCAGAGGACGGAGTCAGCAGCCAACAACTTTTCACTTGTGAGTGATTCAAGAAGCTCGTGTCTCACTTCTAAAGGGATGACCCAGAATGAAGTTAACTCAGAAACTAAAGAACCTAGAAGCGTTTTCCTCAATGAGCAAAATATTGACAGAAACCATAATTGGGGATTGCAAAATGTCGGGTCTGCCTTTGAATCAGCACAACTTTTAAATTTACCAGGCATACTGGACGTATCGGCATCAGTTCTAATTCCACCTGGATATTCTTCCAACCAGATTAACAAGGCAGCCTCTTTCGTTGGAAGCACCCCAAATATGGGTCAGCAGATAAACTCATCATTGGCTAATAATCCCTTAGTAATTAAGGCTGAAAAGCTGCCTGAAATGGGCTTTCAGAATGTACTTTTTACCGAACAGTTGGGCCAGCAGGATCTAATGACACTTTACAAACAG CAGCAAGCAGGCATGGAACCAGTGGAAAGCGAGTTTGGCTTCGACGAATATCACATGGATAATCTTATTGTGTAG
- the LOC140830782 gene encoding two-component response regulator ARR1-like isoform X2 → MNLGAKPMSFTCSSSPWKSNNGVSEQFPVGLRVLVVDDDPTCLRILEKMLRNCLYEVTKCNRAEIALQFLRDNKNGFDIVISDVHMPDMDGFKLLEHVGLEMDLPVIMMSADDSKNVVMKGVTHGACDYLIKPVSMEALKNIWQHVVRKKKKNEWRDKDFEQSGSAGDDTMHQKPSEDVEYSPSASEGNWKSVKKRKEKDEEDEGEDRDEASTSKKPRVVWSVELHQQFVTAVNQLGIDKAVPKKILELMNVPGLTRENVASHLQKYRLYLRRLSGASPHTNGFGNAFMGDAAFGSISSLSGLDFQALAASGQLPQHSFVSLGRVAAKPAISLPPVDQRNIFSFENPKLRFLEGQQQQNNNGKPINLLHGIPTNMDSKQLATLHQSAQARQNKSTPIVMSQAIPSGVLERSKMEGVHGPAYTSVDFSRIQRTESAANNFSLVSDSRSSCLTSKGMTQNEVNSETKEPRSVFLNEQNIDRNHNWGLQNVGSAFESAQLLNLPGILDVSASVLIPPGYSSNQINKAASFVGSTPNMGQQINSSLANNPLVIKAEKLPEMGFQNVLFTEQLGQQDLMTLYKQQAGMEPVESEFGFDEYHMDNLIV, encoded by the exons ATGAATCTTGGAGCGAAGCCTATGTCTTTTACGTGTTCAAGTTCTCCATGGAAGTCCAACAATGGTGTTTCAGAGCAGTTTCCGGTTGGTCTGAGAGTACTTGTTGTAGACGATGACCCCACTTGTCTGAGGATCTTGGAGAAGATGCTTAGAAATTGCCTCTACGAAG TTACCAAATGCAATAGAGCGGAGATTGCGTTGCAGTTTCTTAGGGATAACAAAAATGGCTTTGACATTGTTATAAGTGATGTCCACATGCCAGACATGGATGGTTTTAAACTCCTAGAGCATGTAGGACTCGAGATGGACTTGCCAGTAATAA TGATGTCGGCAGATGATAGCAAAAATGTCGTGATGAAGGGTGTGACTCACGGTGCTTGTGATTATCTAATTAAACCGGTTAGTATGGAGGCGTTGAAGAACATATGGCAGCATGTGGttcggaagaagaagaagaacgagTGGAGAGATAAGGATTTTGAACAATCGGGAAGTGCCGGAGATGATACAATGCATCAAAAGCCTTCCGAAGATGTTGAATATTCGCCTTCTGCTAGTGAAGGGAATTGGAAAAGTGTCAAGAAAAGGAAGGAGAAGGACGAGGAAGATGAAGGTGAAGATAGGGATGAGGCATCTACCTCGAAGAAACCACGTGTTGTTTGGTCAGTTGAGCTTCATCAGCAATTTGTGACTGCTGTAAATCAGCTTGGAATCGACA AGGCTGTTCCAAAGAAAATATTGGAATTGATGAATGTGCCTGGCCTGACAAGAGAGAATGTTGCTAGCCATCTTCAG AAGTATCGGCTATATCTAAGAAGGCTGAGTGGTGCATCACCTCACACGAATGGATTTGGAAATGCTTTTATGGGAGATGCAGCTTTTGGGTCTATTTCTTCTCTAAGTGGCCTCGATTTTCAAGCTCTTGCTGCTTCAGGTCAGCTCCCACAGCATAGTTTTGTCTCGCTTGGTAGGGTTGCAGCCAAGCCTGCCATATCTTTGCCCCCAGTcgatcaaagaaatattttcaGCTTTGAAAATCCTAAGTTAAGGTTTCTGGAGGGACAGCAACAGCAAAACAATAATGGGAAACCAATAAACTTACTTCATGGGATCCCTACTAACATGGATTCGAAGCAGCTTGCCACTTTGCACCAATCTGCACAGGCAAGACAGAATAAATCAACACCGATCGTCATGTCCCAGGCGATTCCTAGTGGTGTATTGGAGAGAAGCAAAATGGAAGGTGTTCATGGACCAGCATATACTTCTGTAGATTTCTCGAGGATTCAGAGGACGGAGTCAGCAGCCAACAACTTTTCACTTGTGAGTGATTCAAGAAGCTCGTGTCTCACTTCTAAAGGGATGACCCAGAATGAAGTTAACTCAGAAACTAAAGAACCTAGAAGCGTTTTCCTCAATGAGCAAAATATTGACAGAAACCATAATTGGGGATTGCAAAATGTCGGGTCTGCCTTTGAATCAGCACAACTTTTAAATTTACCAGGCATACTGGACGTATCGGCATCAGTTCTAATTCCACCTGGATATTCTTCCAACCAGATTAACAAGGCAGCCTCTTTCGTTGGAAGCACCCCAAATATGGGTCAGCAGATAAACTCATCATTGGCTAATAATCCCTTAGTAATTAAGGCTGAAAAGCTGCCTGAAATGGGCTTTCAGAATGTACTTTTTACCGAACAGTTGGGCCAGCAGGATCTAATGACACTTTACAAACAG CAAGCAGGCATGGAACCAGTGGAAAGCGAGTTTGGCTTCGACGAATATCACATGGATAATCTTATTGTGTAG